In the Cydia splendana chromosome 2, ilCydSple1.2, whole genome shotgun sequence genome, one interval contains:
- the LOC134803861 gene encoding WD repeat-containing protein 44, protein MGDSSDSEEFYDAEELTPIKGSKRSSLCRNTSLTDSSKDKEKEKPAVKTESTLVEAPSIAPSVSTAEVAPADDDRNTVKSVVQGRRRFQELRRCMQTDEDDDTVDAAADHHSFTDVTQPFKVIAHDTMSLQSMTSLGRIGRILSGASDSHSNIREVAQASAPPRETHTPDEPVPVDRTQNVLAMEPDVIASTKANSVKQAGSVVTAPAGPLPPPRRKKPRKLHGSQSLSTADGDNLSICTNDTDDYRYERRNKLDSLSVDPPLPNSVSQCMALPSPASTIESLTREFQDSLELSTSKYAHDKSSMSHESRASSRSSTGTSMKQRPPESTLDIKEAVRGDYVVRPADDEQRCGSRTHSEGRSQLSTGHSSLGGNTRRSNSESLGGGRRRSAGDEQLGLALRTHSTSGQRLTDMQILEQVTVLNLDTGQCCEVVPLSVAEHKIPQCINPLSLHIMRLTSEYIGRANDDENVRETDEESESVCTGGADEDGKEAKQAADSKNTIRKKTEKAAPPPLVKSHSQDSINTKIVPEVNQNRLKRFLGSTVKKTVDAAKSLAQEVSHARHKEDVADIADDVRGEHNIKLKASNSHKGPYDFDGCVRHVQEMGSGHSGAVWCCKFSVCGRLLATAGQDRLLRVWVARDAYAVFQDMRTKYNAEQKSSPTPSQESLASLTAPPPSPEDTPLGPSAPFHPKPFCTYSGHTSDLLDVSWSKNYFILSSSMDKTVRLWHISRGECLCCFQHIDFVTAIVFHPRDDRYFLSGSLDGKLRLWNIPDKKVAVWNEVDGKTKLITAANFCQNGKFAVVGTYDGRCIFYTTDQLKYHTQIDVRSTRGKNSTGRKISGIEPMPNDDKILVTSNDSRIRLYDLRDLNLSCKYKGYVNVSSQIKASFSHDGKYIVSGSENQCIYIWKTYHDYSKFTSVRRDRNDFWEGIKAHNAVVTCAVFAPNPDHMIRMIAEREEEEKASKGIDDKEEPKGTEGMVSSSQTGHVLVSTDFNGCIRVFVHKAKPKHSSLPASALA, encoded by the exons ATGGGTGATAGCAGTGATTCCGAAGAGTTCTACGATGCCGAAGAGCTCACACCCATTAAAGGTTCTAA GAGATCATCATTATGCAGAAACACAAGCCTAACAGACAGTTCCAAAGATAAAGAGAAGGAGAAACCGGCTGTAAAGACTGAATCAACACTTGTGGAAGCACCAAGTATAGCTCCGAGTGTATCCACTGCCGAGGTTGCCCCAGCAGATGATGACCGGAATACTGTTAAAAgt GTGGTGCAAGGGCGACGCCGGTTCCAAGAGCTACGACGCTGCATGCAAACAGACGAGGATGACGACACTGTTGATGCTGCTGCTGACCACCACTCTTTCACAGATGTTACGCAGCCATTTAA GGTGATAGCGCACGACACAATGAGCCTTCAGAGCATGACATCCCTGGGTCGCATTGGAAGGATCCTCAGCGGCGCGTCGGATTCACATT CTAACATTCGTGAAGTGGCCCAGGCGTCTGCACCGCCGCGAGAAACTCACACGCCTGACGAACCTGTACCGGTGGACAGAAcgcaaaatg TGCTAGCGATGGAGCCGGACGTGATAGCCAGCACGAAGGCAAACAGCGTGAAGCAAGCGGGCAGCGTCGTCACGGCGCCCGCCGGCCCGCTGCCGCCGCCGCGACGCAAGAAGCCGC GCAAACTGCACGGCTCTCAATCACTATCGACGGCCGACGGCGACAACCTCAGCATCTGCACCAACGACACCGATGACTACCGCTATGAAAGGAGGAACAAGCTCGATTCCTTGTCAGTTGAT CCTCCATTACCTAATTCTGTAAGCCAGTGCATGGCGCTACCCAGCCCGGCGAGCACCATCGAATCCCTCACAAGAGAGTTCCAGGATTCGCTAGAACTATCCACTTCCAAATATG CGCACGACAAGTCATCAATGAGTCATGAATCGCGCGCGTCGTCACGAAGCAGTACAGGTACCTCGATGAAACAGAGGCCTCCCGAATCCACACTCGACATTAAGGAGGCGGTTAGAG gtgATTATGTTGTGCGGCCGGCGGACGACGAACAGCGCTGCGGGTCGCGTACACACAGCGAGGGACGCTCGCAGCTCTCCACGGGGCACAGTAGCTTGGGCGGGAACACCAG ACGGAGCAACTCAGAGTCCCTGGGCGGCGGCCGGCGCCGCTCCGCGGGCGACGAGCAGCTCGGGCTGGCGCTGCGCACACACTCCACCTCGGGACAACGTTTAACAGACATGCAGATACTCGAGCAGGTCACCGTGCTCAACCTGGACACCGGTCAGTGCTGTGAAGT GGTGCCTCTAAGCGTAGCGGAGCACAAAATACCTCAATGCATCAATCCACTGAGTCTGCACATCATGAGACTCACGTCGGAGTACATAGGGCGAGCCAATGACGACGAAAATGTGAG GGAAACGGACGAGGAGAGCGAGAGCGTGTGCACGGGCGGCGCCGACGAGGACGGCAAGGAGGCCAAGCAGGCCGCCGACAGCAAGAACACTATTCGGAAGAAGACTGAGAA gGCAGCCCCACCTCCATTAGTGAAAAGTCACTCGCAAGACAGTATAAACACGAAAATAGTTCCCGAAGTGAACCAAAACAG ACTAAAACGCTTCCTAGGCAGCACTGTGAAAAAAACAGTAGACGCAGCGAAATCGCTGGCGCAAGAAGTGTCGCATGCACGACACAAGGAGGACGTGGCCGACATAGCGGACGACGTGCGGGGCGAGCACAACATCAAGCTGAAGGCCTCCAACTCGCACAAGGGGCCTTACGACTTCGACGGCTGCGTGCGGCACGTGCAG GAGATGGGCAGCGGGCACTCGGGCGCCGTGTGGTGCTGCAAGTTCAGTGTATGCGGCCGCCTGCTCGCCACGGCCGGCCAGGACCGCCTGCTGCGGGTGTGGGTCGCGAGGGACGCTTACGCCGTCTTCCAG GACATGCGCACAAAATACAACGCAGAGCAGAAATCCTCCCCGACCCCCTCACAAGAGTCCCTCGCGTCGCTCACCGCCCCACCACCGAGTCCAGAGGACACACCCTTAGGCCCCTCCGCCCCATTCCACCCGAAACCTTTCTGCACCTATTCGGGGCATACATCAGACTTGCTAGACGTATCCTGGTCTAAGAACTACTTCATACTGTCAAGCTCGATGGACAAAACTGTTCGGCTGTGGCACATCTCGCGCGGGGAGTGCCTGTGCTGCTTCCAGCACATCGACTTCGTGACCGCCATCGTGTTCCACCCGCGCGACGACCGGTACTTCCTGTCGGGTAGTCTGGACGGGAAGCTGAGGCTTTGGAACATTCCTGATAAGAAG GTCGCGGTTTGGAACGAGGTCGACGGCAAAACAAAACTAATAACTGCCGCAAACTTCTGTCAAAACGGCAAGTTTGCCGTCGTTGGCACCTACGACGGCCGCTGCATCTTCTACACCACCGACCAGCTCAAGTACCACACGCAGATAGACGTGCGCTCCACTAGAGGCAAGAACTCCACCGGGAGGAAGATCAGCGGCATAGAACCCATGCCCAACGACGACAAAATCCTAGTAACATCAAACGACAGCAGAATAAGACTGTACGATCTCAGAGACTTGAACCTCTCCTGCAAATACAAGGGCTACGTGAACGTATCGAGTCAAATCAAAGCCTCGTTCTCACACGACGGCAAATACATAGTCAGCGGGTCAGAGAACCAGTGCATTTATATTTGGAAGACGTATCATGACTACTCTAAGTTCACGTCGGTGAGGCGGGACAGGAACGACTTCTGGGAGGGGATCAAGGCACACAACGCGGTGGTGACCTGCGCGGTGTTCGCGCCCAACCCGGACCATATGATCCGCATGATTGCGGAGCGGGAGGAGGAAGAGAAGGCCAGCAAAGGAATCGACGATAAGGAGGAGCCG AAGGGCACGGAGGGCATGGTTTCCTCCTCGCAGACGGGGCACGTGCTGGTGAGCACGGACTTTAACGGCTGCATCCGCGTGTTCGTGCACAAGGCCAAGCCCAAGCACTCCTCGCTGCCCGCCTCTGCGCTCGCGTAG